In the genome of Streptomyces racemochromogenes, one region contains:
- a CDS encoding cation diffusion facilitator family transporter produces the protein MDGNRSSGRSTSAHRHGHDHHPDHDHGRGHGHDHEHEHEHRHTHRRWRGLRHLLTPHRHDSGDKVDAAMEASRDGMRTLWTSLAVLGATAAAQAVITALSGSVALLGDTVHNTADALTAVPLGIAFVLGRRAADRRYTYGYGRAEDLAGVLVVLAVAASAALTAWTAVDRLLHPREVTHLWAVCAAALTGFAGNEWVARLRIRTGRRIGSAALVADGLHARTDGFTSLAVLLGAAGSAAGLPAADPVVGLLITLAILLVLKDAAREVGRRLMDSVDPVLVDTAEHALRDVPGVLGVGQLRMRWIGHSLRAEADIVVGGHLTVVQAHELALAAEHALIRAIPRMAAATVHTDHPAAAAHLPA, from the coding sequence ATGGACGGCAATCGGAGCAGCGGCCGGAGCACCTCCGCGCACCGGCACGGTCACGACCACCACCCCGACCACGACCACGGGCGCGGGCACGGGCACGACCACGAGCACGAGCACGAGCACCGGCACACGCACCGCCGGTGGCGCGGACTGCGGCACCTGCTCACCCCGCACCGCCACGACTCCGGCGACAAGGTCGACGCGGCCATGGAGGCCTCCCGCGACGGCATGCGCACGCTGTGGACCTCCCTCGCGGTGCTCGGCGCGACCGCCGCCGCCCAGGCCGTGATCACCGCCCTGTCAGGATCGGTCGCGCTGCTCGGCGACACCGTCCACAACACCGCCGACGCCCTGACCGCCGTACCGCTCGGCATCGCCTTCGTCCTCGGCCGGCGCGCCGCCGACCGCCGCTACACCTACGGCTACGGCCGCGCCGAGGACCTGGCGGGCGTGCTCGTCGTGCTGGCCGTCGCCGCCTCCGCCGCCCTCACCGCCTGGACGGCCGTCGACCGGCTCCTGCACCCCCGCGAGGTCACCCACCTGTGGGCCGTCTGCGCCGCCGCGCTGACCGGCTTCGCCGGCAACGAATGGGTGGCCCGGCTGCGCATCCGCACCGGACGGCGGATCGGCTCCGCCGCCCTGGTCGCCGACGGCCTGCACGCCCGCACCGACGGGTTCACCTCCCTGGCCGTCCTGCTGGGGGCCGCGGGCTCCGCGGCCGGCCTCCCGGCCGCCGACCCCGTCGTCGGCCTGCTGATCACCCTCGCCATCCTGCTGGTGCTCAAGGACGCCGCCCGCGAGGTCGGCCGCCGGCTGATGGACTCCGTCGACCCCGTCCTCGTCGACACGGCCGAGCACGCGCTGCGGGACGTGCCCGGGGTGCTCGGCGTCGGACAGCTGCGCATGCGGTGGATCGGCCACAGCCTGCGCGCCGAGGCCGACATCGTGGTCGGCGGCCACCTGACCGTCGTCCAGGCGCACGAACTCGCCCTCGCCGCCGAGCACGCCCTGATCCGGGCGATCCCCAGGATGGCGGCCGCGACCGTTCACACCGACCACCCGGCCGCCGCCGCGCACCTGCCGGCCTGA
- a CDS encoding FABP family protein: MFEPAQENPYPDTHVLGEGPEPHPLLAPVLPLLGRWHGRGEGQYPTLEQDFRYEQEIAFSHDGRPFLRYEARAWLVDADGAPVRPAGREAGWWRVTPDASLEVVLAHPTGIVETYTGWVYAPAAAGQEVEIGIETKDVSLTPLAKEVTGTRRHYALGPEGLTVVHDMAAVGQPLQHHLTTRLVRRA; this comes from the coding sequence ATGTTCGAGCCGGCGCAGGAGAATCCCTACCCCGACACCCACGTCCTCGGGGAGGGGCCCGAGCCGCATCCGCTGCTCGCTCCGGTGCTCCCCCTGCTGGGGCGCTGGCACGGGCGGGGAGAGGGCCAGTACCCGACCCTGGAGCAGGACTTCCGATACGAGCAGGAGATCGCCTTCAGCCACGACGGCCGGCCCTTCCTGCGCTACGAGGCGCGCGCCTGGCTGGTCGACGCGGACGGCGCCCCGGTACGGCCGGCGGGCCGGGAGGCCGGGTGGTGGCGGGTGACGCCCGACGCCTCGCTGGAGGTGGTGCTCGCCCACCCGACCGGCATCGTCGAGACGTACACGGGGTGGGTGTACGCCCCCGCCGCGGCCGGTCAGGAGGTCGAGATCGGGATCGAGACCAAGGACGTGTCGCTGACGCCGCTGGCCAAGGAGGTCACCGGCACCCGCCGCCACTACGCCCTCGGCCCCGAGGGGCTGACGGTCGTGCACGACATGGCGGCCGTGGGGCAGCCTCTCCAGCACCACTTGACGACCCGTCTGGTCCGCCGCGCCTGA